The Shewanella sp. MTB7 genome includes a window with the following:
- the selB gene encoding selenocysteine-specific translation elongation factor, which yields MIIVTAGHVDHGKTSLIEALTGTNADRLPEEKQRGMTIELGYAFMDLGDNQRLAFVDVPGHSKFINTMLAGVSSAKHALLIIACDDGVMPQTSEHLAILQLLNLEHLIVVLTKQDKVDSARVEAVKLQVTELLAQYQRCSPVYVVSAQTGLGISELNIAIKHLAQTQIHELNQSSVQTGFRMAIDRVFSVKGAGLVVTGTVISGQVSRGQSLYLSGQNKAVKVRSLHSQGRVSEHAYSCQRVALNLTGVDQHRGAMRGDWLTALAPLVPPKVICGVFESCLPFKHWQNVQVHLGNSHTTARLGLLQLLPDNQALVELQCEQALSCVEQDRIIVRDAAAKSTLGALRVLDIAPPNRGKRSPERLALLSELKECTSLVASLQVQTLTHCVLRSAFMWANQLSCQSDILVKASAIIEVDGYLLSTVLREQIEQQLLTLVSEYHQASPELLGLTINRLQRMTHGQYPLAVLMHACDNLCLDNRLNSTRGLVHLPQHNLALSNDEQLQWQLIKQQMLTAGGPLWSSDLAQQNNLDLAVVRPLCRKLIQLGYISAIIKDRYVLTARLYFYANVIRDQIKTHGEVKTADFNSIIKLGRKASIQLLEFYDRSGLTWRKQKDNSRVIRDSSVFIASDLAEEHRS from the coding sequence ATGATTATCGTCACTGCTGGTCATGTTGACCACGGCAAAACCAGCTTAATCGAGGCGCTTACCGGCACCAATGCCGATCGCTTACCGGAAGAGAAGCAGCGTGGCATGACCATCGAGCTTGGTTATGCCTTTATGGATCTTGGCGACAATCAACGTTTAGCCTTTGTGGATGTACCGGGTCACAGTAAATTTATCAATACCATGCTGGCTGGGGTTAGCAGTGCCAAACATGCCTTGCTTATTATTGCCTGTGATGATGGCGTTATGCCACAAACGAGCGAGCATCTGGCCATTTTGCAACTGCTCAATCTTGAACACTTAATCGTGGTACTGACTAAGCAAGATAAAGTGGACAGTGCACGGGTTGAAGCCGTTAAGTTACAAGTGACTGAGTTGTTAGCCCAGTATCAAAGGTGCAGTCCTGTGTATGTGGTGTCGGCGCAGACAGGCTTGGGTATTAGCGAGCTTAATATCGCCATAAAGCATCTGGCACAAACCCAGATACATGAACTTAATCAGTCAAGTGTACAAACAGGCTTTCGAATGGCCATTGATAGAGTGTTTAGCGTTAAAGGCGCTGGCCTTGTGGTGACTGGCACGGTTATCAGTGGTCAAGTGAGCAGGGGGCAGAGCCTCTATCTTTCTGGGCAAAATAAAGCGGTAAAAGTCAGAAGCTTACACAGCCAAGGCCGAGTGAGTGAACATGCTTATAGTTGCCAGCGGGTTGCGCTTAACTTAACGGGTGTTGATCAGCACCGCGGCGCAATGCGCGGCGATTGGTTAACCGCACTTGCACCATTAGTTCCGCCTAAGGTGATATGTGGTGTATTTGAATCTTGCTTGCCGTTTAAACATTGGCAAAACGTTCAAGTTCATTTAGGCAATAGCCATACCACCGCACGCCTTGGTTTATTACAACTGTTGCCCGATAACCAAGCGTTAGTTGAGCTGCAGTGTGAACAAGCGCTGTCGTGTGTAGAGCAAGATCGCATTATTGTGCGTGATGCAGCGGCTAAAAGCACGCTAGGGGCATTACGAGTACTGGATATTGCTCCACCTAACCGAGGTAAACGCAGTCCTGAACGATTGGCACTGTTAAGTGAGCTTAAAGAGTGTACGAGTCTTGTTGCAAGTTTACAGGTGCAAACTTTAACTCACTGTGTACTAAGGTCAGCGTTTATGTGGGCCAATCAATTGAGCTGCCAAAGTGACATCTTAGTGAAAGCTAGTGCCATAATTGAGGTGGACGGTTACTTACTCTCTACAGTGCTCCGCGAACAGATTGAACAGCAACTGTTAACGCTCGTGAGCGAATATCATCAGGCATCGCCAGAGCTTTTAGGTTTAACCATTAATCGTTTACAGCGTATGACCCACGGCCAATACCCGTTAGCGGTATTAATGCACGCTTGCGATAACTTGTGCCTAGATAATAGGCTGAATAGCACCAGAGGCTTAGTGCATCTGCCCCAGCATAATCTAGCGCTTTCAAATGATGAACAATTGCAATGGCAACTGATTAAGCAGCAGATGCTAACAGCTGGTGGACCCCTGTGGTCATCGGATCTGGCTCAGCAGAATAATTTGGACCTTGCTGTTGTGCGACCACTTTGTCGCAAACTCATTCAACTGGGTTATATATCGGCGATTATTAAGGATCGTTATGTACTTACAGCACGTCTTTATTTCTATGCCAATGTTATTCGAGATCAAATAAAGACCCATGGTGAAGTAAAAACCGCTGATTTTAATTCGATTATTAAATTAGGCAGAAAGGCCAGTATCCAACTTTTAGAGTTCTATGACCGCAGTGGATTAACTTGGAGAAAGCAAA